Below is a window of Dehalococcoidia bacterium DNA.
GCGCCACGTGGAGGTTCGTCGTCCCGTTCATGAGCCGCGAGCCGGTCATCGATGTGCCGTACTTCTCGACCGCATCGCGGGCGGCCTGGATTACGCGCGGGTGGCGGGTCAGCCCCAGGTAGTTGTTGGAGCCGAGCATGATCACCCGCTTGCCGTCGACGATTGCCTCCGGGCCCTGGTTGTCGTCCAGGGGCTTGTAGAAGGGATACATGCCGAAGGCCTTGGCCTGCTTCACGAGCTCGAAAGAGCGCGCCTTGGCGAAGACGTCCCTGCTCTGAGGGTCGTCGTAGCCGCCTATGTCCAGGGCATCGATGGAGAGGGTCGAGGGAATGAGCTCGTCGTCGGCCAGAGGCTTAGTTTCGGAAGCCAGAGCGCATTCCTTTCTGGAGCAGGGGCCAAGATGAGAGAAAGCCGCGTCCCCCGCAGGCCACCTAGCATGTACCATGCGACCTGAGGCTTGTCAACAAAACGGAGGCCCACCGGCGCCGCCGGCGCTGCTCATGACTTCCAGCACTTCACCGCCGGACCTCATCGACACCGTCCGGTCGTTCGCCTACAGGTCCACCTTTTCGCCGGCAGGGCAGCGCATCTTCGACCTGCTCATGCGAAAGGGGTATCGCGCCGCCTACGCCTGGCTCATGCGCACGCAGTGGCTCTCCAGCCAGGAGATAAGGGCGCTGCAGCTGTCCCAGCTGAAGGACCTTCTAGAGCACGCCTACAGCTACTCGCCCTTCCACCGCGATCGCCTCCGCGCGGCCGGCTGGAAGCCCGGAGCGGCTGTGGACTTCGAGACACTCGGTTCGCTGCCGGTGCTCGAGCGGGTCGACCTGCAGGAGCGTCTGGATCAAGTCGCGACGGTCCGGCGCTGGCGGGCCCCGCGCCTCACGGTCGCTAGGTCAGGAGGGACGACGAGCGGCACACCCCTGAAGACTTACGTCGATGGCTTGAGCCACGACCGCAAGAGCGCCGTGTGGCCGCGCAACGAGTCCTGGGTTGGCCTGCGTCCTGGAGACCGGCAGGTGGTGGTAGGCGGCTTTTCGCGCGGCCTCAACCCAAGTATCCCGCTGAGGGCGCGCGTCCAGGACTGGCTGCGAAACCGGTCCGTGGTCCTGCTCTGGACCTTCGACGAGGCCAGCCTGGAGCGTTGCGTCCGCGCCCTGGATGAGAGGAAACCGAAGTACCTCGCCGCATTCCCCAGCGGGCTCTACGCCCTGGCCACCTTCCTCCGCGCGAACGGCCGAAGGCTGCGCATTCCGGTCGTCTACGCCACGGGCGAGATGATGTACCCGGAGTGGCGCGACCTGGTCCTCGAGTACCTGGGCGACCTCTTCTGCGAGGCCTATGGCGCCGCCGAGGCGAGCCACATCGCCTTCACCTGCGCCGCCTGCGGCGTACTCCACGTAAACGACGAGAACATCCTCGTCGAGACAGAACCAGGGACCGGCGAAATCCTCATCACCGACCTCACGAACCGCGCCACTCCGCTGATCCGGTACCGCGTGGGCGACCGCGGGGAACTGGCAGAGGGGCCCGCTGCCTGCGGTAGGGGTCTCTCCTCCCTCCTCCGGGTCCACGGCCGCACTGCGGACGTGCTGGATTTGGGAGGAGGCAAGAAGGTGACCGGCGTCGTCTTCCCGACCGTGATGCTCAAGTACACCATGGTCCGTGCCTACCAAGTGTGGCAACCTGAGTCCCGGCGGCTGCAGTTCCTGCTTCAGGGCCCTCCCGACGTGCCAGCATCCGCTATATGCGCCGACCTGGGGCGCCTGATCCCGTCCGCGTCCATCGAGGTCATCGGCGTCGACGACATCCCACCGACGGACGCGGGAAAGCGGCCCGTAATCGTCCCGGGGCGCGCCTATCGTGGGCCGGGACGCCTCCTGGCCAGCTCTGAGGGAGCGCCTCTCGTGACAGCGCCGTGATTTCTGCCCGGTAAGATCGGCGTCATGCATCCGGCGTGCGGAGGGCGTGATGAAACCACTGGCACTTCTCCTTACCATGCTCAGCGTTGCCTTGCTCGCCTGCGGCGGCGGTGACGGTGACGGCGGCCCCGGCGCTCAGGACCGAGGCCCCTCGGGGCAGGCCCCGCAGACCACGACAGTCGACGCCTGCGCGCTCGTCACACGGGCGGAGGCCGAGGCCCTGCTCGGGTCAGCCGTAGCGGACACCCAGAAAGGGCCGGTGGGACCCTTCCAGAGCTGCGGCTACTACTCGTCCGCAGGCGTGTTCGACTTCGTCCAGGTCCAGGCCTGCAGGTGCCTCGGCGGCAACCAGTTCGACGCCTCGGCTCGGGCCGGCGGCGAGGCGCTCGGCGTCACGGTGAAGCCGGTCGCGGGCGTCGGCGACAAGGCCTACTGGCTGAACGGAATCCTCTGGGTGCAGAAGGGCCCGTACGCGGTGAACCTCTGGATCTCGACCGCGGCGTTGACTCGCGAGGGCGGGCAAGCGCTCCAGGGAGAAGCCCTCGAACGCAAGGCGCTGCCGAAGCACATCGAAGTCGCTCAGCGCGTACTCGCGCGGCTGCCCTAGGCGGCCCGGGAGGGCGTTCCTAGCCGCCGTCGCGCGCGAGCAGGGCCTCCAGGACCGCCGTCGGCGACATAGGCAGGCTGGTCAGGCGGATGCCCGTCGCGTTCGCGATCGCCGTCTGGATCGCCGCCAGCGGCGGGACAATCGGTACTTCGCCGACGCCGCGGACACCGTACGGATGGCCGGGATTCGGGACCTCAACGAGGACCGTCTCGATCATCGGCAGGTCCAGGGACGTGGGCATCCGGTAGTCGAGAAAGCTGGCGTTGGTCATGCGTCCGTCCGCGGAGAGGTAGTACTCCTCGCTCAGGGCCATACCGATTCCCTGCGCGGCCCCGCCCTGGATCTGGCTCTCGACGTACCCCGGGTGGATCGCCGTGCCGACGTCCTGGATGGCCGTGTAGCGCAGGATGGTCACCTTGCCCGTCTCCGGGTCCACCTCGACATCCGCGATGTGGGCGGCGAAGGCGGGGCCGGCCTGGCGCCCGCTGACGTTCGCGCCGACCTCGATCGTGCCGCCAGTGCGGGGCAGGCGGGCAGCGAGCTCGGCGAAGGTCATGCGGCGGGCGTTTCCTTCGCCGTCCGGCGGGCCGCTGATGACGCCGGCGTCGTAGGTCACCTCGTCCGGGCTGCACTCCCAGATGCGGGCCGCCCGCTCCACCATCGCCTTGCGGATCTGCAGGCCAAGCTCGTAGGCGGCCCAGCCGCCCGCGAAGGCGGTACGGCTGCCGCCCGTGTTCGCCGTAAAGCCCACCGAGTCGGTGTCGACGACGCGCGGGATCACGTCCTCGGCGCGGATGCCGAGGGTCTCCGCCAGCTGCATCGCCAGGGTCGCGCGGGTACCACCGATGTCCGGCGAGCCGAGCACCAGGTTCACCGTGCCGTCGTTGTTCACGCTGGCGCTGGAGCTGGTCTCGTTGGAGCCATTGCCCCAGAAGCCCATCGCCACGCCGCGGCCGCGGTTCGGTCCCTCCAGCTCGGAGCGGTAATGAGGGTGGTTCTTCGCGGCCTCCATGACCTCGATGTTGCCGATGCGCGCGAACTTCTGGCCGCTGGCGCGGAGGCTGCCCTCCCGGGCGGCGTTCTTGAGGCGCAGGTCCATCGGGTCCATGCCCAGCCGGTCTGCCAGCTCATTTACAACGGACTCCGAAGCGAACATCGCTGCCGGTGTGCCCGGCGCGCGGTAGGCTGCAGTCTTGCTCAGGTTTACGACGACGTCGTAGCCGTCGATCCGGATGTTGGGGATGTCATAGGGGGCGAAGATGCCGTTCATGCCGCCGTTCAGCGGGGAGCCGGGATAGGCGCCCGCGTCGTAGATCAGCGTCGCCTGGGCTGCGGTTATGGTGCCGTCCTTCTTCGCGCCAAGCTTCACGGTGACATAGGTGCTGGACGTGGGGCCCGTAGCCTCAAAGACCTCATCCCGCGACATCGTCATCTTCACCGGCTTGCCGGTCTTCTTTGCCAGCAATGCCGCTACCGGTTCGAGGTAGACCTGGTTCTTGCCGCCGAAGCCGCCGCCGATCTCCATGGCCTTCACGGTCACTTTCGACACGGGCATCTGTAGGACGCCGGCCACGGCGTTGCGCACGCCAAACAGGCCCTGGGTGCTGGTCCAGATCGTCAGGCGGCCGTCGCGGCCCCATTCCGCCGTGCCGTTGTGCGGCTCGATGTAGCCCTGGTGGAAGCGGCTCGTATGGAACTCGCGCTCGATGATGACGTCCGCTTCAGCGAAGCCTTTCTCGACATCGCCTCGGACGATTTCCCTGTGAGCGGCGATATTCGAAGGCTTCGTCGGCGCCGAATCGAGCGCCGTCCTGCTCGCCGCGAGGTTCTCGTGCAGCACGGGCGCCACGTCAAGCATCGCTTCGCGCGGGTCGAATACAGCGGGCAGGACTTCGTACTCGACCTCGATGAGGTCGAGGGCGTCCTCGGCCGTGTGCGGGTCGACCGCGCAGACAGCGGCCACGGGGTGCCCCTTGAAAAGCGCCTTCTTCCCCGCCATGAGTCGATCAACGAGGTGCGGGAGCGGCGTGAGCACGCCCTCGGCCATCTCCCCTGGCCCGACAGGAGACGGAGGGAAGTCCTCGCGCGTCACGACAGCGCGGACGCCGGGCAGGGCCAGGGCCTTGGAGGCGTCGATGCGCTTGATTATGGCGTGAGCGTGCGGGCTGCGCTTCACCTTGCCGTAGAGCATCCCCGGCAAACGCACGTCGGCGCCGTACTGGGCGCGGCCGGTGACCTTGTCGGCGCCGTCGTGACGGATAGGCCTGGTGCCGATGACGCGATATTCCTGGGTTGCGACCATGGGAGGATCCTCGAGCAATCTAGGTCAGGTAGACAGCGCCGATTCTACACCCGGAAAGGGGTAACAACCTCCGCGAGCCTCGACGGATCGGCTTCGGAGACATCGATGTCGCGATGCTGACGGCGCCGATCCCAGAGCTTGCCCGTCGTCGTATTCTTTAGCATCGCCAGCAGGGCGGCGGACTCGGGACCGGGTGGGTGATGGCCAGGGACAAGCTTCGGTCGATCCGCGTGTCGCGACGCGGCGCCTTGACCGCAACCGCCGCGGCCGCCTCCGCCGCTGCCGTCTACGCCCTCCTCCATGGCGTCCCTGGCGGGCAGGACGCCTCCGCCTACGACGAGTCCGCGGCCATCGAGGCTGAGCCCGTCAAGATCAGCCACCTCCTGCGACGCGCCGGCTTCGGCGCCACCCGCGCGGAGCTCGCGCGCTACCAGGCGATGGGCCTCGAGGCGACGGTCGATGAGCTCCTTCACTATCACGAGATCGACGACTCGGCCGCGGAGGAACTCGCGAATTCGCAGACGGCGCGGCGCGGCGCGCCCCAGTTGCCCTGGCTGGTCCGCATGGCCAACACCAGGCGGCCGCTACAGGAGAAGATGACCCTCTTCTGGCACGGCCTGCTCACGACAGAGCAGAGCGCCGTCCCCGACACCCAGGCACTGCAAGACCAGAACGACCTCTTCCGTCGTCACGCGACCGGCAACCTCCGCGACCTCCTCATCGGCATTACGCGCGACAGAGCGATGATGGTCTACCTGGACATCGATGGCAGCGTTAAGGCCGCTCCGAACGAGAACTTCGCGCGAGAGCTGCTGGAGCTCTTCACCATGGGCCCCGGTAACTACACCGAGGAGGACATCCGCGAGGCGGCGCGCGCTTTCACGGGCTGGCACGTGCCGCGCGAAAACCCTAACAACGTCAACATCCTCTCCCAGCCCGTGTTCCGGCCCCAGTTCTTCGATGCCGCCCTGAAGACCTTCCTCGGGCGCAAGGGTTACTTCGGGCCGGACGATATCGTCGACATCATCCTCGAGCAGCCGGCCACGGGCCGATACATCGTCCGGCGGCTCTTCGAGTTCTTTGTCTATCCGGGCCCGGACGAGGCGACTCTCGACCCCTTCGTCGAGGCCTACGAGCGTTCCGGCCGCGAGATCCTACCGGTCCTGGAGGCCATGTTCCGGTCGGACGTGTTCTACTCCCGTCGCGCCTACCGTGCGCTGGCCAAGAGCCCGGTCGAGTACGCCATCGGCGCGATCAAGGCGATCGGCGCGCCGGAGGACACGGCGCGGCTGTTGCCCCAGCGGGCGGCGGCCCTGCGCGCCATGGGGCAGGTGGTCTTCGAACCGCCGAACGTGGCCGGCTGGCCCGCAGGCGCCAGTTGGTTCTCGGCGAGTAACATGCTGGCCCGCCTCAACTTCATAAACATGCTCGTCGGCGGCGCACCCATCCCCCAGGGCTTTGGCGGCGGCGGACAGCCAGGCCAGCCGACGCCGGCGCCTACTCCTACGCCCACGCCGCCTGCGGGGCTGGGCACTGCGTCCTACGCCCTCGGCTACTACCTCCCACTTGTGCTCGACGACAACATCCCGGAGGAGGCCCGCCAGGTGCTCCTGGACTTCGCCGGCGGCCCGCGCGCGCTCCTGGACGCCGACAAGCTCCGGGGCCTCGTCTACCTGATCCTGGCCTCGCCCCAGTACCACCTGAACTAGCCACGCGCCGGACGGCCATCGGCCATCAAGGCATTAGCGCCTCAGGACAAGGCCGGTCCAGCGCTGCCCCCTGGCCTGAAACAGGGCCGGTTGGCTAGCGGGTCCGGAGATACTCCCGCGTGGCAAACAGGCCGGCGCCGATCAGGCCCAGGCTGAGGAGCGACACCACCCGGGGGTCGGATACATACAGGGTGGCGAGGATCAGGCCGACAAGCAGGGCCATAAGCGCGCCAAATCGCCGCAGGAGCGCCTCGTAGTCCGCCGTGCCCCGCAGGGCCGCGCTGGTCGAGAACAGGAACCAGGCCCCGACGAGCAGCGTCACGAGCGACTCCAGCACGCCTTCGGGCGTGCGAAGGGCGAAGGCCGCGGTGAAGCCCGTGAAGGCGCCGAATACGAAGACCAGGGCCCCGAGCGCGAATGTGAGGTCGCGCGGCAGGACGAGAGAAAGCACAGCCGGCGCGCTCCGCACGAGCATCCAGCCCAGCCCGCCGAGCGCAGCCACCAACAGCAGCAGCGTGAGGTGATACATCGCAGGCTCTCCTTGCCTCCGACCGGGTTCCATCCCTACCTGCTACAACGAAGGCGGGCGGCCCTCGTTTCAGGCTCAGTCGAAGGTGATCACGCTGCGGTTGACTTCACCCTTCTTGAGGGCGTCGTAGGCCTCGTTTATCTGGTCCAGCTTGTAGCGGCGAGTGATGAGCTCGTCGATCTTGAGGCGCTTCTGGCGGTAGAGCTGCATCAGCCAGGGCATGTCGTAGCCCTGACGGGCGCTGCCGTAGTAGCTGCCGATGATCCGCTTCTCCCCAAGGAAGGCCGCGCCCGGCAGCTGGACCATGGAGGCGACAGGCAGCATGCCGACTACCACCGCGGTGCCGCCGCGTTTCGTCATGTTGAACGCCTGCTCCGCCGTCTTGGGCAGGCCTATGGCCTCGAAGGCGTAGTCAACGCCGCCGCCGGTCATCTGCTGCACCGCCTGGACCGCGTCCTTGTCCGAGGCGTCGACGATGTCGGTCGCGCCGAACTCCTTCGCCGCCGCGAGCTTGCTCTCGATGAGGTCGACCGCGATTATCCGGCTCGCGCCCGCCAGCCGCGCTCCCTGCACCACGTTAAGGCCCACGCCGCCGCAGCCGATCACCGCCACCGTGGAGCCCGCTTCGATCCTAGCCGTGTTCGTGACCGCGCCCACGCCCGTCATGACGCTGCAGCCCACGAGGGATGCGGCATCCAGCGGCACGTCGTCCGGCACGGGGATGCAAATGCTGGCGTTGACGAGCTGGTACTCGGCGAAGGCGGACATGCCCGCGAACTGGTTGATCACCTGGTCGCCCATCTTCAGCCTTCCCGGCCGCACGCCGGCGTTGGTGCGCATGCACAGGACCGGCCGCCCCTGAAGGCAGCGCTCGCACTGCCCGCAGGAGTACACGAAGGAGAGGACAACGCGGTCGCCGGGCTTGACGTTGGTGACGCCCGGGCCCACTTTCTCGACCACGCCAGCGGATTCGTGGCCCAGGATCACGGGCGTGCGCGAGGGCCAGAGGCCCTCCATGAAGTGCAGGTCGCTGTGACAGACGCCGCTGGCTGCTGTCTTGATCAGCGCCTCGCCGGCCTGCGGCTCGTCGACATCGACGTCCTGAATGACCAGCGGCTCCTTCGCGGCAAACATGACTGCGGCCTTCATCGTGGCTCCTTTCGCGGGCAGGGATTCCCGTGGCTCTGGCTGGCGGGGTCGGGGCGTATCTTATCGCCCGCTCAGCCCTACGGCTAGACTCGCTCAGGACGACGGTGAGGGGCGAGACATGCGGGGGCGGCTGCCGAGGGGTACCAGGCTGAGCAGCGTCCTCTGCTGGCGGACAAGCTCCCCGCTCAGGTTGTCGCGATAGTAGGCCAGCAGTCCGTAGATCAGGATGAGCTCGCTCACCAACTTCAAGGCGTCCTCGGCCAGGCTCTGCCGGTGATAAGCAAGCGTGTCGATGTTATTCGAGCGCAGCCAGTTGCCGCTGTACGTCTCGATGCCCATCTGGGAGCCGATGAAGATGAGGCCGGCAAGGGCGAACAGCGCCAGCGTACCCAGGGGCAGGCGCAGGCCGAACGGGATGTAGAAGGGCAGAAGCACCAGGACGGCGATCGCCGCCGGCACCACCCAGTCGAAGTTTATGAACGTCAGCCCGAGCACTTCGTTGAGGTCGTGGCCAATGCTCTCGTCGCCGCCAAGCAGCTCGTGGATCGTCACGGTGTCGTCAATGGACAGGTAGAACATGACGAGGCCAAGGAAGGCCCAGGGCAGGGCACTGCCGCGCTTGAGCTGGCGCGTCCGCGCCCCTACGGCCAGGAACAGGAGGCCGGCGAAGGCGAACTGGAAGGAGGAGAACCAGGTCGGGATGGTCTGCGTCGGGCCATCGCGGTCGAAGTCGAAGCGCTGGCGGATCAGCTCGAAAGTGCGCGAAGGCCCGTTCTCGGGCCGCTCGAAGCCGCCCGGGTAATCCACCCAGGCGTAGCCCTTCTGCAGACTGCCGACGCGGTTCCACTCGATTACCTGCAGCGTGTAGTCGACCACCACCAGGAGGACGATCGCCAGGCCGAGGACCACCGCCACGACCGCGGGCGAGACTCGGACCTGGAAGTTCATCTCCGGTGCCCCCTCAGGCGGTCGCGTGCTGCAGGGTTCACGCCGGCGCGAACGCCCCTGAGGCAATTATGCGCTCGCCGACCCTCTGGAGCTTTAGCCGTCGGTAGAGGCCAAACGGCGCCTTCCTCAACAGCCTGTCGATGCCGACGGCGGCGAGGCCTCGGTTCGACCGCAACGGCTTCGCGAGCAGGTAAGCGCCCCCTCCGAGCTTCGGCGTCAGGCCCACGACGGCAACCAGAAGGGTATGCAGTTCACGCTCGGCGTGGGGAGCGCGGCGCGTGATCAGCCCTCGCACCTCCGCCCGCAGCCGGTGGAAGACCGTCCAGGAGAAGCGCTCGAGGCTGCCGAAGGGGAAGAAGAGCACCAGGGCAAGCGCCATCTGGATGCCCAGGTTGTTCATCGCCGCCGCGACCTCCGGCTGCCGCAGG
It encodes the following:
- a CDS encoding DUF1800 domain-containing protein, which gives rise to MTATAAAASAAAVYALLHGVPGGQDASAYDESAAIEAEPVKISHLLRRAGFGATRAELARYQAMGLEATVDELLHYHEIDDSAAEELANSQTARRGAPQLPWLVRMANTRRPLQEKMTLFWHGLLTTEQSAVPDTQALQDQNDLFRRHATGNLRDLLIGITRDRAMMVYLDIDGSVKAAPNENFARELLELFTMGPGNYTEEDIREAARAFTGWHVPRENPNNVNILSQPVFRPQFFDAALKTFLGRKGYFGPDDIVDIILEQPATGRYIVRRLFEFFVYPGPDEATLDPFVEAYERSGREILPVLEAMFRSDVFYSRRAYRALAKSPVEYAIGAIKAIGAPEDTARLLPQRAAALRAMGQVVFEPPNVAGWPAGASWFSASNMLARLNFINMLVGGAPIPQGFGGGGQPGQPTPAPTPTPTPPAGLGTASYALGYYLPLVLDDNIPEEARQVLLDFAGGPRALLDADKLRGLVYLILASPQYHLN
- a CDS encoding Zn-dependent alcohol dehydrogenase — protein: MKAAVMFAAKEPLVIQDVDVDEPQAGEALIKTAASGVCHSDLHFMEGLWPSRTPVILGHESAGVVEKVGPGVTNVKPGDRVVLSFVYSCGQCERCLQGRPVLCMRTNAGVRPGRLKMGDQVINQFAGMSAFAEYQLVNASICIPVPDDVPLDAASLVGCSVMTGVGAVTNTARIEAGSTVAVIGCGGVGLNVVQGARLAGASRIIAVDLIESKLAAAKEFGATDIVDASDKDAVQAVQQMTGGGVDYAFEAIGLPKTAEQAFNMTKRGGTAVVVGMLPVASMVQLPGAAFLGEKRIIGSYYGSARQGYDMPWLMQLYRQKRLKIDELITRRYKLDQINEAYDALKKGEVNRSVITFD
- a CDS encoding xanthine dehydrogenase family protein molybdopterin-binding subunit — encoded protein: MVATQEYRVIGTRPIRHDGADKVTGRAQYGADVRLPGMLYGKVKRSPHAHAIIKRIDASKALALPGVRAVVTREDFPPSPVGPGEMAEGVLTPLPHLVDRLMAGKKALFKGHPVAAVCAVDPHTAEDALDLIEVEYEVLPAVFDPREAMLDVAPVLHENLAASRTALDSAPTKPSNIAAHREIVRGDVEKGFAEADVIIEREFHTSRFHQGYIEPHNGTAEWGRDGRLTIWTSTQGLFGVRNAVAGVLQMPVSKVTVKAMEIGGGFGGKNQVYLEPVAALLAKKTGKPVKMTMSRDEVFEATGPTSSTYVTVKLGAKKDGTITAAQATLIYDAGAYPGSPLNGGMNGIFAPYDIPNIRIDGYDVVVNLSKTAAYRAPGTPAAMFASESVVNELADRLGMDPMDLRLKNAAREGSLRASGQKFARIGNIEVMEAAKNHPHYRSELEGPNRGRGVAMGFWGNGSNETSSSASVNNDGTVNLVLGSPDIGGTRATLAMQLAETLGIRAEDVIPRVVDTDSVGFTANTGGSRTAFAGGWAAYELGLQIRKAMVERAARIWECSPDEVTYDAGVISGPPDGEGNARRMTFAELAARLPRTGGTIEVGANVSGRQAGPAFAAHIADVEVDPETGKVTILRYTAIQDVGTAIHPGYVESQIQGGAAQGIGMALSEEYYLSADGRMTNASFLDYRMPTSLDLPMIETVLVEVPNPGHPYGVRGVGEVPIVPPLAAIQTAIANATGIRLTSLPMSPTAVLEALLARDGG